GCTGCAGTGCCCCTACTGCTCCAACCCCCTGGACTTCGCCGAGCAGGGCAAGGAGCTGAGCACCGAGCAGTGGATCAAGGTATTTCGCGAAGCGCGGGAAATGGGTGCAGCGCAGCTGGGTTTCTCCGGCGGCGAGCCGCTGGTGCGCCAGGACCTGGCCGAACTGATCGGCGAGGCGCGCAAGCTGGGCTTCTATACCAACCTGATCACCTCCGGCATCGGCCTCACCGAGCAGAAGATCAGCGACTTCAAGAAAGCCGGCCTGGACCATATCCAGATCAGCTTCCAGGCCAGCGACGAACAGGTGAACAACCTGCTGGCCGGTTCGAAAAAAGCCTTCGCGCAGAAGCTGGAAATGGCCCGTGCGGTCAAGGCCCATGGCTATCCGATGGTGCTGAACTTCGTCACCCACCGGCACAACATCGACAAGATCGACCGCATCATCGAGCTGTGCATCGCACTGGAAGCCGATTTCGTCGAGCTCGCCACCTGCCAGTTCTACGGCTGGGCCCAGCTCAACCGCGTGGGCCTGCTGCCGACCAAGGAGCAACTGGTGCGCGCCGAGCGCATCACCAACGAATACCGCGCCAGGCTGGAAGCCCAAGGGCATCCCTGCAAGCTGATCTTCGTCACTCCGGACTACTACGAGGAGCGCCCCAAGGCCTGCATGAACGGCTGGGGCAGCATCTTCCTCACCGTGACTCCGGACGGCACCGCACTGCCTTGCCACGGCGCGCGGCAGATGCCGG
The DNA window shown above is from Pseudomonas protegens CHA0 and carries:
- the pqqE gene encoding pyrroloquinoline quinone biosynthesis protein PqqE, with the protein product MLSTGSNSPEPAVLPGKPEVGLPLWLLAELTYRCPLQCPYCSNPLDFAEQGKELSTEQWIKVFREAREMGAAQLGFSGGEPLVRQDLAELIGEARKLGFYTNLITSGIGLTEQKISDFKKAGLDHIQISFQASDEQVNNLLAGSKKAFAQKLEMARAVKAHGYPMVLNFVTHRHNIDKIDRIIELCIALEADFVELATCQFYGWAQLNRVGLLPTKEQLVRAERITNEYRARLEAQGHPCKLIFVTPDYYEERPKACMNGWGSIFLTVTPDGTALPCHGARQMPVQFPNVRDHSMQHIWYDSFGFNRFRGYDWMPEPCRSCDEKEKDFGGCRCQAFMLTGDASNADPVCSKSPHHGMILQAREESETATHTIEQLAFRNERNSRLIAKG